In Caldisericia bacterium, the sequence TCTATTTTATCTTCATTAGGTGGTAAAGGTGCAAATCAAGCAATTTCAGTCAAGAAATTGAATGGCGAAGTTTTATTCATTGGAAGATTAGGAGATGACTATTTTGGAAAATTTTTATTGAATTCTCTTGATGATTTTAAATTGAATTATGAAATAAAAATTGAAAATAATACTAATACAGGAATAGCAATAATTAATGTTGATAAAAATGGAAAAAATAAAATTGTGATAATTGAGGGAGCAAATGGAAAAGTCGGAGAAGATGAAATAGAGTTTTTAAATAAAAAAATTAAGTATGGAGATATTTTGCTTCTTCAAGGCGAAATTCCAACTCAATCAATAATAAATAGTGCAAAAATAGCAAAAGAAAAAGGTGCAAAAGTTATTTTTGACCCAGCTCCTGCAAAAAAAGAATTTATTGAAATATTTCATTATGTTGATTACTTAACCCCAAATGAAACTGAGCTTGAAATTTTAACTGAAAATATAAAAAATTTTGAAGAGAAGATAAATTTTTTACTTGATAATGGAGCCTTTTCTGTAATTGCAAAGCTTGGAGAAAATGGCTCTTACTATAAAGATATAAATGGAACTAAATATAGAGTTCCTGCATATAAAGTTAATGCAATTGATACAACAGCAGCAGGAGATATTTTCAATGGCGCATTTGCAGTTTGTTTACAAAAAAATTTTGATGTTCTTTACTCTTTAAAATTTTCAAATGCTGCAGCTGCAATTTCTGTAACAAGGAAAGGGGCAAGCATATCTTGTCCTAATTATGATGAAGTTATTAAATTTATGGAGGAATATAAATGAGAAAAATAATTATTGATACAGATGCAGGAATTGATGATGCAATTGCTATAATGATAGCTCTTGCGCATCAAAATGAAATTGAAATAAAAGGTATAACAACATTAACTGGAAATACATATGTAGATCAAGTAACAAAAAATGTTTTAAGAATTCTTGACTATTTTAAAAGAGAGGATATTAAAGTTTATAAAGGAGCAAGTAAACCTCTTGTTCATATTTTCGAAAGAGGAGCAAAAATTCATGGCAAGGATGGTTTAGGAGAAGTTGATTTAAAATATTCATTAAGAAAAGAAGAAGATATTCCTGCACCAATAGCAATTTATGAAATTGCAAAAGAAGAAGGTGGAATTGATTTAATAACTCTTGGACCATTAACAAATATTTCTATTGCACTTAATCTTTTTCCTGATTTAAAAAATTATATTAATCAAATCTATTC encodes:
- the rbsK gene encoding ribokinase, with protein sequence MIYVLGSINFDLTIFVEKFPEIGETIKGNSILSSLGGKGANQAISVKKLNGEVLFIGRLGDDYFGKFLLNSLDDFKLNYEIKIENNTNTGIAIINVDKNGKNKIVIIEGANGKVGEDEIEFLNKKIKYGDILLLQGEIPTQSIINSAKIAKEKGAKVIFDPAPAKKEFIEIFHYVDYLTPNETELEILTENIKNFEEKINFLLDNGAFSVIAKLGENGSYYKDINGTKYRVPAYKVNAIDTTAAGDIFNGAFAVCLQKNFDVLYSLKFSNAAAAISVTRKGASISCPNYDEVIKFMEEYK